A stretch of Myxococcus hansupus DNA encodes these proteins:
- a CDS encoding ArnT family glycosyltransferase, with product MKSGTLSEQGSRGPWLGFGPCLRILPRVMATAPAPHPVSPPITPGLSAVPAPQHEPSTRLLVGLLLAATLVPRLVVFFVNENLFGDAVVRTELAERWFRAPHLITAYGDGAYQFGPLHLYLVGTALSVFDREIAGRVVSLLFGVLSVVPLFALTRRLFGWRAGVVAGLSFAAWGMHMQFATTACSEAVSLFFMLATFALYAEGVDENRFSPLFSAALMLNLACALRYDAWMYIPLLTLALCFSSADKVVALTRAVGFGLVCLPFPLLWMQGNELLHGNPFFPVAAVEDFHRNWVQSSVGSGSTIVWRLKQLAFWPGIALLTLSPLVALLGMLGMVRAWKSRPDTRWLVAAAVIPAAYFTFRSSVLLTFVPLGRFTVTQIALVPVFVALGFAWVMGARGSPAVRKALAGVTALVAVAVPVAMGLYTFRSDGPLQDTMRPVSPTSTNPVNLMQVAKFLKAEVASKGGAAALDVDPNYMDLQLAFFSGLPEERLARVRWDTFRQRLREARPEVLVRFDGGSLATDAGVKLEGRSLVLDGVAYQELEGFSAPLHVYRRQP from the coding sequence GTGAAGTCAGGAACGCTCTCCGAGCAGGGGAGTCGTGGCCCTTGGCTTGGCTTTGGGCCGTGCCTGCGTATCCTGCCGCGCGTCATGGCTACCGCCCCCGCACCCCACCCTGTGTCACCCCCCATCACACCCGGCCTGTCAGCAGTGCCCGCGCCTCAGCATGAGCCGAGCACCCGGCTGCTCGTCGGGTTGCTGCTGGCGGCGACGCTGGTGCCCCGGCTGGTGGTGTTCTTCGTCAACGAGAACCTCTTCGGCGACGCGGTGGTGCGCACGGAGCTGGCGGAGCGTTGGTTCCGGGCGCCGCACCTCATCACCGCCTACGGCGACGGCGCGTACCAGTTCGGCCCGCTGCACCTGTACCTCGTGGGCACGGCGCTGTCGGTGTTCGACCGGGAGATCGCGGGCCGTGTGGTGAGCTTGCTGTTCGGCGTGCTGTCGGTGGTGCCGTTGTTCGCGCTGACGCGGAGGCTCTTCGGCTGGCGCGCCGGCGTGGTGGCGGGATTGAGCTTCGCCGCGTGGGGCATGCACATGCAGTTCGCCACCACGGCGTGCAGCGAGGCGGTGTCCCTCTTCTTCATGCTGGCCACCTTCGCCCTGTACGCGGAAGGGGTGGACGAGAACCGCTTCTCGCCGCTGTTCTCGGCGGCGCTGATGCTCAATCTGGCGTGCGCCCTTCGCTACGACGCGTGGATGTACATCCCGTTGCTCACGCTCGCGCTGTGCTTCAGCAGCGCCGACAAGGTGGTGGCACTCACCCGGGCCGTGGGGTTCGGTCTGGTGTGCCTGCCGTTCCCGCTGCTGTGGATGCAGGGCAACGAGCTGCTTCACGGCAACCCGTTCTTCCCGGTGGCGGCGGTGGAGGACTTCCACCGCAACTGGGTGCAGTCGTCCGTGGGGTCGGGGTCCACCATCGTCTGGCGGCTGAAGCAGCTCGCGTTCTGGCCGGGCATCGCCCTGCTGACGCTGTCGCCGCTGGTGGCGCTCCTGGGCATGTTGGGCATGGTGCGCGCGTGGAAGTCCCGTCCGGACACGCGCTGGCTGGTGGCCGCGGCGGTGATTCCCGCCGCCTACTTCACGTTCCGCTCGTCCGTCCTGCTGACCTTCGTGCCCCTGGGCCGTTTCACGGTGACGCAGATCGCGCTGGTGCCTGTCTTCGTGGCCCTGGGCTTCGCGTGGGTGATGGGCGCTCGCGGGAGCCCGGCGGTCCGCAAGGCGCTGGCGGGGGTGACGGCCCTGGTGGCGGTGGCCGTGCCAGTGGCGATGGGGCTCTACACCTTCCGCTCGGACGGCCCGCTCCAAGACACCATGCGGCCGGTGAGCCCGACCTCCACGAACCCGGTCAACCTGATGCAGGTGGCGAAGTTCCTGAAGGCGGAGGTGGCGTCCAAGGGCGGCGCCGCGGCGCTCGACGTCGACCCGAACTACATGGACCTGCAGTTGGCCTTCTTCTCCGGCCTGCCCGAGGAGCGGCTGGCGCGCGTGCGCTGGGACACCTTCCGTCAGCGCCTGCGTGAGGCGCGGCCGGAGGTGCTCGTCCGCTTCGACGGCGGTTCCCTCGCGACGGACGCGGGCGTGAAGCTGGAGGGCCGCTCGCTGGTGCTGGACGGCGTCGCCTATCAGGAACTGGAGGGTTTCTCCGCCCCGCTGCACGTGTATCGCCGCCAGCCGTAG
- the ruvX gene encoding Holliday junction resolvase RuvX, with amino-acid sequence MRTMGLDLGTKTIGVAVSDGLGLTAQGVTTVRRTSLKADLAALAAVASEYEVRHVVLGMPLNMDGSEGPRAEASRKFADTLAQSLDVTVELWDERLSTVAATRTLLEADVSRARRREVIDQVAAQFILQGWLDARRPADSDYHPDDYDPEP; translated from the coding sequence ATGCGCACCATGGGCCTGGACCTGGGCACCAAAACCATTGGAGTGGCCGTCTCGGATGGCCTGGGGCTCACCGCCCAGGGCGTCACGACGGTTCGCAGGACCTCACTCAAGGCGGACCTCGCCGCGCTGGCCGCGGTCGCCAGCGAGTACGAAGTCCGTCATGTCGTCCTGGGCATGCCGCTCAACATGGATGGCAGCGAGGGCCCTCGCGCGGAGGCCTCCCGGAAATTCGCGGACACGCTCGCCCAGTCGCTCGATGTGACGGTGGAGCTGTGGGACGAACGCCTGTCCACCGTGGCCGCCACGCGGACCTTGCTCGAGGCCGACGTGAGCCGGGCGCGCAGGCGAGAGGTCATCGACCAGGTGGCCGCGCAGTTCATCCTGCAAGGGTGGCTGGATGCCCGCCGGCCCGCGGACTCCGACTACCACCCGGACGACTACGACCCGGAGCCGTGA
- a CDS encoding tetratricopeptide repeat protein, producing MGRVIKHEGAVAMRMQRGAVRNLKAFARGEMTWAEVEGMTFEEAKAIAQVGCDLAAAGRLEEARILFEGLVEGNPKDAAARAALGTVYQKLGKLEDAIAEYSAALEREPDNPVALANRGELYLRKGERQGFTDLANAVEADPHGETAGGRRARALVKAITLMAVEKMKEGAQP from the coding sequence ATGGGACGCGTCATCAAACACGAAGGAGCAGTGGCCATGCGGATGCAGCGCGGCGCGGTGCGGAACCTGAAGGCGTTCGCCCGGGGCGAGATGACCTGGGCCGAGGTGGAGGGGATGACCTTCGAGGAGGCGAAGGCCATTGCCCAGGTGGGCTGCGACCTGGCGGCGGCGGGCCGTCTGGAAGAGGCTCGCATCCTCTTCGAGGGGTTGGTGGAGGGGAACCCGAAGGACGCGGCGGCGCGCGCGGCGCTGGGCACCGTGTACCAGAAGCTGGGCAAGCTGGAGGACGCCATCGCCGAGTACAGCGCCGCGCTGGAGCGCGAGCCCGACAACCCGGTGGCGCTGGCGAATCGCGGCGAGCTCTACCTGCGCAAGGGCGAGCGGCAGGGGTTCACCGACTTGGCGAACGCCGTGGAGGCGGACCCGCATGGCGAGACGGCGGGAGGCCGCCGGGCGCGCGCGCTGGTGAAGGCCATCACGTTGATGGCGGTGGAGAAGATGAAGGAGGGCGCTCAGCCGTAG
- a CDS encoding M48 family metalloprotease, which produces MEPLFTPEQLAEIHAYHQPYYIRAAVEPFVRLALLLLLLGVLVQPFYRLATAAAAGLERRLGFLRTAPVSRAFFSAMDRLWGEPGWGAAVIFALFTDLFVTLVYLPVDVWFSYTLEHRHGMSTQTPGTFAWDLLKGRLIAAFAIAALVIGLFGLARRLRHWWLVLGVPVALMLLVSSALDPYRGRIYFDQKPLAEGPVRERITGLMKQADIAFADVMVEETSVASRRLQAYFAGQGPTRTIVLNDVILKELSEDEVLAAVAHEAGHVQEPKWPARIASSLALVALLFALDRLLRLSASRGWFGTHRFADIRSLPLLSLLFFFVMVTARPISGAFSREREREADRYALRLTGDVDAFRRMLVKAARVNKMNPEPPRWVVLKGMSHPPIGERLASLPPP; this is translated from the coding sequence ATGGAGCCCCTGTTCACCCCCGAGCAACTGGCGGAGATTCACGCCTACCACCAGCCCTATTACATCCGGGCCGCGGTGGAGCCCTTCGTCCGGCTGGCCCTGCTCCTGTTGCTCCTGGGCGTGCTCGTCCAGCCCTTCTACCGACTGGCCACGGCGGCGGCGGCGGGCCTGGAGCGACGGCTCGGCTTCCTCCGCACCGCCCCCGTCAGCCGCGCCTTCTTCAGCGCCATGGACCGGTTGTGGGGAGAGCCCGGCTGGGGCGCGGCGGTGATTTTCGCGCTCTTCACCGACCTCTTCGTGACGCTCGTCTACCTGCCGGTGGACGTCTGGTTCAGCTACACGCTCGAGCACCGGCACGGCATGTCCACGCAGACGCCCGGCACCTTCGCGTGGGACCTGCTCAAGGGCCGTTTGATTGCGGCCTTCGCCATCGCCGCGCTCGTCATCGGGCTCTTCGGGCTGGCGCGCAGACTGCGGCACTGGTGGCTGGTGTTGGGCGTCCCCGTGGCCCTGATGCTGCTCGTCTCCTCCGCGCTGGACCCGTACCGCGGACGCATCTACTTCGACCAGAAGCCGCTCGCCGAAGGCCCCGTGCGCGAACGAATCACGGGGCTCATGAAGCAGGCGGACATCGCCTTCGCCGACGTCATGGTGGAGGAGACGTCCGTGGCCTCCCGCCGGCTCCAGGCGTACTTCGCCGGGCAGGGCCCGACGCGGACCATCGTCCTCAACGACGTCATCCTCAAGGAGCTGAGCGAGGACGAAGTCCTGGCCGCGGTGGCCCACGAAGCAGGCCATGTGCAGGAACCGAAGTGGCCCGCGCGCATCGCCTCGTCGCTGGCGCTCGTGGCCCTGCTCTTCGCGCTCGACCGGCTGTTGCGGCTGTCGGCGTCCCGAGGCTGGTTCGGGACCCACCGCTTCGCTGACATCCGGAGCCTGCCCCTGCTCTCCCTGCTCTTCTTCTTCGTCATGGTGACGGCACGGCCCATCTCCGGGGCGTTCTCCCGGGAGCGGGAGCGCGAGGCGGACCGCTATGCCCTGCGGCTCACGGGCGACGTCGACGCCTTCCGCCGCATGCTGGTGAAGGCCGCGCGCGTCAACAAGATGAACCCCGAGCCCCCCCGGTGGGTCGTCCTCAAGGGCATGAGCCATCCGCCCATTGGCGAGCGGCTCGCCTCGCTTCCTCCTCCGTGA
- a CDS encoding tetratricopeptide repeat protein has translation MPVRRWWWVAALGVAVSGCRTTGSAARDEASASATPRQEIQFDAVTVTADLELDKLNDEELFAAGTSAFAANEFQQAARYFGRLADFFPDSQHRRAALYNAGLSHQRLKEWEEAGHRFSELADPAKGQGDALDAAFRVAEVDYHLERFEQAAKALGTIAARADVPVNRRLEAQVQQGICQLESGAPETAETTLRKALSTYDALEDKGEVDDYFPAQAHFFMGELYRLHYDNVKLAPAKGVDKLSEDLNYKAELLLSAQGHYLRSIRVGNGYWATAAGAQIGAMYENLYEHMVNSPAPAELDASEAEIYRQELRKKVRVLLTKSINIYERTLETAERIGSQSTFVDRTRESLAKVKALLLADAEAEPATSAPSAPVSEPHT, from the coding sequence ATGCCAGTGCGCCGGTGGTGGTGGGTGGCGGCGTTGGGAGTCGCCGTGTCCGGGTGCCGGACGACGGGCTCCGCCGCGCGGGATGAGGCGAGCGCGTCAGCGACGCCGCGGCAGGAAATCCAGTTCGACGCGGTGACGGTGACGGCGGACCTGGAGCTGGACAAGCTCAACGACGAAGAGCTGTTCGCCGCTGGCACCTCGGCCTTCGCGGCGAACGAGTTCCAGCAGGCGGCGCGCTACTTCGGCCGGCTCGCGGACTTCTTCCCGGACAGCCAGCACCGCCGCGCGGCGCTCTACAACGCGGGCCTCTCTCACCAGCGACTCAAGGAGTGGGAGGAGGCCGGACACCGCTTCTCCGAGCTGGCGGACCCGGCGAAGGGCCAGGGTGACGCGCTCGACGCCGCCTTCCGCGTCGCGGAGGTGGACTACCACCTGGAGCGCTTCGAGCAGGCCGCGAAGGCGCTGGGCACCATCGCCGCGCGCGCGGACGTGCCCGTCAACCGCCGCCTGGAAGCCCAGGTGCAACAGGGCATCTGCCAATTGGAGAGCGGCGCGCCGGAGACCGCGGAGACGACGCTGCGCAAGGCGCTCTCCACCTACGACGCATTGGAGGACAAGGGCGAGGTGGACGACTACTTCCCCGCCCAGGCCCACTTCTTCATGGGGGAGCTGTACCGGCTCCACTACGACAACGTGAAGCTGGCCCCCGCCAAGGGCGTGGACAAGCTCTCCGAGGACCTCAACTACAAGGCGGAGCTGCTCCTCTCCGCGCAGGGGCACTATCTGCGCTCCATCCGCGTGGGCAACGGCTACTGGGCCACCGCCGCGGGCGCGCAGATTGGCGCGATGTACGAGAACCTCTATGAGCACATGGTGAACTCGCCCGCTCCCGCAGAGCTGGACGCCAGCGAAGCCGAAATCTACCGGCAGGAGCTGCGCAAGAAGGTCCGCGTGCTGCTCACCAAGTCCATCAACATCTACGAGCGCACCCTGGAGACGGCCGAGCGCATCGGCTCGCAGAGCACGTTCGTGGACCGCACGCGAGAAAGCCTCGCCAAGGTGAAGGCCCTGCTGCTCGCGGACGCGGAGGCCGAGCCCGCGACCTCGGCCCCGTCCGCGCCCGTGAGCGAACCGCACACCTGA
- a CDS encoding ArsA family ATPase, which produces MSTPLAPALAGKRVLICVGSGGVGKTTAAAALALRASADGRSSLVCTIDPAKRLANSLGLTALGNAETRVPATALEPLGIQPRAPLYAMMLDMKQTWDELIARVASPEQRERILSNRFYQSLSTALAGSQEYISMEKLWELRRSSNYELIVLDTPPTAHALDFLDAPNRVLDFLDNDAAKFLLTPALKAGKLGMSLFNRGGYVMRGLAKFTGTEMLQELSNFLLAISSLNEGFRERARGVRQLLEDPNTGFVLVTSPHPERMDEAIHFHKMLKQHRMEVVSLVVNRVHPMPTPSLWEDAATLTPSRRAKVEETLREQQVMAEQDHAGIAQLQAACPGVPIVQVPRFAMDVHDISALWRTGRYLVGDESHG; this is translated from the coding sequence GTGAGCACGCCCCTCGCGCCCGCGCTCGCGGGCAAGCGCGTCCTCATCTGCGTGGGTTCCGGCGGCGTGGGCAAGACGACGGCGGCGGCGGCGCTGGCGCTGCGAGCCTCCGCGGACGGGCGCTCCAGCCTGGTGTGCACCATTGACCCGGCGAAGCGGCTGGCCAACTCGCTGGGCCTCACCGCGCTGGGCAACGCGGAGACGCGCGTTCCCGCCACCGCGCTGGAGCCCCTGGGCATCCAGCCGCGCGCGCCCCTCTACGCGATGATGCTGGACATGAAGCAGACGTGGGACGAGCTCATCGCCCGCGTCGCCTCGCCCGAACAGCGCGAGCGCATCCTGTCCAACCGCTTCTACCAGTCGCTCTCCACCGCCCTGGCCGGCAGCCAGGAGTACATCTCCATGGAGAAGCTGTGGGAGCTGCGCCGCAGCAGCAACTACGAGCTCATCGTCCTGGACACGCCGCCCACCGCGCACGCGCTGGACTTCCTGGACGCGCCCAACCGGGTGCTGGACTTCCTGGACAACGACGCGGCGAAGTTCCTCCTCACCCCCGCGTTGAAGGCGGGCAAGCTGGGGATGTCGCTGTTCAACCGCGGCGGTTACGTCATGCGCGGGCTGGCGAAGTTCACCGGGACGGAGATGCTCCAGGAGCTCTCCAACTTCCTGCTCGCCATCTCCTCCCTCAACGAGGGTTTCCGCGAGCGCGCGCGCGGCGTGCGCCAGCTCCTGGAGGACCCGAACACCGGCTTCGTGCTGGTGACGAGCCCCCATCCCGAGCGCATGGACGAGGCCATCCACTTCCACAAGATGCTCAAGCAGCACCGCATGGAAGTGGTGTCGCTGGTGGTCAACCGCGTGCACCCCATGCCCACCCCGTCACTCTGGGAGGACGCGGCCACGCTGACGCCCAGCCGCCGCGCCAAGGTGGAGGAAACGCTCCGCGAGCAGCAAGTCATGGCCGAGCAGGACCACGCCGGCATCGCGCAGCTCCAGGCCGCCTGCCCGGGCGTCCCCATCGTCCAGGTGCCCCGCTTCGCGATGGATGTGCACGATATCTCCGCCCTGTGGCGTACCGGACGCTATCTGGTGGGCGACGAGTCGCACGGCTGA
- a CDS encoding ArsA family ATPase, with amino-acid sequence MAGLLDKRLWIVSGKGGVGKSTVAAALALRSARAGKRTLVCEVNTQERVSRFLERPEAGPEIRLLEENLWAVNVRPQEAMREYGLMVLRFETLYKTVFENRLSRQFLRFIPSLQELVLLGKIMFHLQEKLPDGRWRFDTIVMDAPATGHAISFLSVPQVLIQTVPPGPMAREAQKMRDLLVDPSVTAAVLVALPEEMPVNEALELHAALRDKVSLRTHAAVLNQSFPERFTGADLEALQGHPELLAVAQAHHDRATQAVLAGTKLERNLHAPVYPVPRLFTPEFGRKAIEQVMEHLEPLVTGAK; translated from the coding sequence ATGGCCGGACTACTCGACAAGCGACTGTGGATCGTCTCCGGCAAGGGCGGCGTCGGCAAGAGCACTGTCGCGGCGGCCTTGGCCTTGCGCTCGGCGCGCGCCGGCAAACGCACGCTGGTGTGCGAGGTGAACACCCAGGAGCGCGTCAGCCGCTTCCTGGAGCGTCCCGAGGCGGGCCCGGAGATACGCCTGCTGGAGGAGAACCTCTGGGCCGTCAACGTGCGCCCGCAGGAGGCCATGCGTGAGTACGGCCTCATGGTCCTGCGCTTCGAGACCCTCTACAAGACGGTCTTCGAGAACCGGCTGTCGCGGCAATTCCTCCGCTTCATCCCGTCCCTGCAGGAGCTGGTGCTGCTGGGCAAAATCATGTTCCACCTCCAGGAGAAGCTCCCGGACGGGCGCTGGCGTTTCGACACCATCGTCATGGACGCGCCCGCCACCGGCCACGCCATCTCCTTCCTCAGCGTGCCGCAGGTGCTGATTCAGACGGTGCCGCCGGGCCCCATGGCACGCGAAGCCCAGAAGATGCGCGACCTGCTGGTGGACCCCTCCGTCACCGCCGCCGTGCTGGTGGCCCTGCCCGAGGAGATGCCGGTGAACGAGGCGCTGGAGCTGCACGCGGCGCTGCGCGACAAGGTGAGCCTGCGCACGCACGCGGCGGTGCTCAACCAGTCCTTCCCGGAGCGCTTCACCGGCGCGGACTTGGAGGCGCTGCAAGGCCACCCGGAGCTGCTCGCCGTGGCCCAGGCGCACCACGACCGGGCGACGCAGGCGGTGCTCGCGGGGACCAAGCTGGAGCGCAACCTCCACGCGCCCGTCTACCCGGTGCCCCGGCTCTTCACCCCCGAATTCGGACGCAAGGCGATTGAACAGGTCATGGAGCACCTCGAACCTCTCGTGACGGGGGCCAAGTGA
- a CDS encoding ParA family protein gives MRRIAFINEKGGTCKTTLAVNTAAWLAKERGLRVLLVDLDTQGHAGKALGVDVRTLPRNVFHLLTDASVTFEDVVQRSALEGLDVLPAYKEMSDFPVVVASDARRAHRLADRLRAAEAAGYDAIVFDAPPSMGTTTRNILVAATEVVVPVALTYLALDGCAEVADTVRQVGEAEGRPDLRVTKVVPTLYRKTALATAILERLKAYFPDALAATPLGYDVKVDEAQSHGQTIWEYAPRSRGAQMLAAIAAELHGEPAPKRRRAARKA, from the coding sequence ATGAGGCGCATCGCGTTCATCAATGAGAAGGGTGGTACCTGCAAGACGACCCTGGCGGTGAACACGGCCGCCTGGCTGGCCAAGGAGCGGGGCCTGCGGGTGCTGCTCGTGGACCTGGACACGCAGGGGCATGCGGGCAAGGCGCTGGGCGTGGATGTCCGCACCTTGCCGCGCAACGTGTTCCACCTGCTGACGGATGCGTCGGTCACCTTCGAGGACGTGGTTCAGCGCTCCGCCTTGGAGGGGCTGGACGTGCTGCCGGCCTACAAGGAGATGTCGGACTTCCCCGTGGTGGTGGCCTCCGACGCGCGCCGTGCCCACCGCCTGGCGGACCGGCTGCGCGCTGCGGAGGCCGCGGGCTACGACGCCATCGTCTTCGACGCGCCGCCGTCCATGGGGACCACCACGCGCAACATCCTGGTGGCCGCCACGGAGGTCGTGGTGCCGGTGGCGCTGACGTACCTGGCGCTGGACGGTTGCGCGGAGGTGGCGGACACCGTGCGCCAGGTGGGTGAGGCGGAAGGGCGGCCCGACCTTCGCGTGACGAAGGTGGTGCCGACGCTGTACCGGAAGACGGCGCTGGCCACGGCGATTCTGGAGCGCCTGAAGGCCTACTTCCCGGACGCGCTGGCCGCCACGCCGCTGGGCTACGACGTGAAGGTCGACGAGGCGCAGAGCCACGGACAGACCATCTGGGAGTACGCGCCGCGCAGCCGGGGCGCGCAGATGCTGGCGGCCATCGCGGCGGAGCTGCACGGCGAGCCCGCCCCCAAGCGGAGGCGGGCGGCGCGCAAGGCCTGA
- a CDS encoding polyhydroxyalkanoate synthesis regulator DNA-binding domain-containing protein, with protein MSEAEQAGAPNKEPKIIKRYTNRKLYDTVESRYVTLDEIAAMIKEGTEVRIVDNRTKEDLTSVTLAQIIFEEEKKKNQMPLSVLREIIRHPGESISGFIQKEVSPRVASIREEAESRLDKLLRRDENAPRAEGEAEEAPAEAPAETPDAAAAGLSPADLLKASQRAFEEWQRRIDERVKHVVENLTGNLPALGRDMATLTQRLEELEKKLAEVEQQKQPPKPE; from the coding sequence ATGAGCGAGGCTGAGCAAGCAGGCGCTCCGAACAAGGAGCCGAAGATCATCAAGCGGTACACGAACCGGAAGCTCTACGACACCGTGGAGAGCCGGTACGTCACCCTTGATGAGATCGCAGCGATGATCAAGGAGGGCACCGAGGTACGGATTGTCGACAACCGTACCAAAGAGGACCTGACCTCCGTCACCCTCGCTCAAATCATCTTCGAGGAGGAGAAGAAGAAGAACCAGATGCCGCTGTCGGTGCTGCGGGAAATCATCCGCCACCCCGGCGAGTCCATCTCGGGCTTCATCCAGAAGGAGGTCTCCCCGCGAGTCGCCTCCATCCGCGAGGAAGCGGAATCCCGCCTCGACAAGCTCCTGCGCCGGGACGAGAACGCCCCCCGCGCCGAAGGTGAAGCCGAGGAGGCGCCCGCCGAAGCCCCCGCCGAAACCCCGGACGCCGCCGCCGCGGGCCTCAGCCCGGCCGACCTGCTCAAGGCCAGCCAGCGCGCCTTCGAGGAGTGGCAGCGCCGCATCGACGAGCGCGTGAAGCACGTCGTCGAGAACCTCACCGGCAACCTCCCCGCCCTCGGCCGCGACATGGCCACGCTCACGCAGCGTCTCGAGGAGCTGGAGAAGAAGCTGGCCGAGGTCGAGCAGCAGAAGCAGCCGCCGAAGCCGGAGTAA